One stretch of Psilocybe cubensis strain MGC-MH-2018 chromosome 6, whole genome shotgun sequence DNA includes these proteins:
- a CDS encoding putative N-acetyltransferase YoaA has product MFTTARLRLRGSTPNDADNLLALYNDPRVAPWITEGYIVPKHASYLETINAFIASCVLSCVVEELESGEFVGLCSFVGQGEAKNRNAIMCIALLPRHWSKGYGAEVMGFLIDYAFHDMGMHRVSLTVFEGNERAMALYRRLGFVEEGRHRKIVWMNGGWKDTYYMGILEDEWRERKQRQAEAEQTFLSRWIMSSLPTHIQIPYEPPFLPVLLSLAAYLYLLSTTNALSESITNAPLLGPLLTGILLGPSVAGLITPALQESLIALGYIGLLLIVFEAGLSTHLPLLFANAGLSCAAALTGILVPIALSMALLKSAYGYTSLQSFAAGAALCSTSLGTTLALLTPPLRRTRVGSVLMAAALLDDIVGLVIAGIIPGLAGAEAGGEGVKWETIVRPILVSIAFGAGTPALAWIVRKSVLYLMSSAERAHGQLGAHLSTSARIGRRVLDLIQDTRTQLFLTVLALSAFVAGTKYAGTSELFGAYLAGALLAYIFTFESLGDATTTRVEVNDAESPKSPSVSPVSDLSETTAAHAPSSSPPPSDIHEPESNHYISHEPINLPFAAFTAHLQPILAPLLGPIFFASIGAAIPVGSLFTIHIAGGGVSHAVVWKGLVYALLMVLAKMVVGVWMLVWPAPRGRAGHGRKRERARSSWLTSIRAVWDKMKKLRSKCSESENGLGYGCAREASTVEEGGVCEHSPDTAKRGRASTALETRRTAGSEHHDEHDLGDGGHVHEPSPRRAAALLGLAMVARGEIALIVAQLARPLLVDGRLGLGLGGDEEPYAVVIWAIVVSTFGGAVGVGMLLGSWRRRRRDGGEEVSGVGFGI; this is encoded by the exons ATGTTCACAACAGCGCGCCTGCGCCTCCGCGGATCGACGCCCAACGACGCCGACAACCTCCTCGCGCTGTACAACGACCCACGGGTCGCACCGTGGATCACAGAGGGATACATCGTGCCCAAGCACGCATCGTACCTCGAGACGATCAACGCGTTTATCGCCTCGTGTGTGCTCTCATGCGTCGTCGAGGAGCTGGAGAGTGGAGAGTTTGTCGGGCTGTGCAGCTTTGTCGGGCAGGGCGAGGCGAAGAACCGGAATGCGATCATGTGCATTGCTCTGCTGCCTAGGCATTGGAGCAAGGGGTACGGGGCGGAGGTGATGGGTTTTTTGATTGACTATGCGTTCCATGATATGGGGATGCATCGGGTGTCGCTGACGGTGTTTGAGGGCAATGAGCGGGCTATGGCGCTGTACCGGCGGTT AGGGTTCGTAGAAGAGGGGAGACACAGGAAGATTGTGTGGATGAATGGCGGGTGGAAAGATACGTACTACATGGGCATCTTGGAAGACGAGTGGAGAGAACGCAAACAGCGCCAAGCCGAAGCGGAACAGACTTT TCTTTCACGATGGATAATGTCGTCCCTTCCCACCCACATCCAGATCCCATACGAACCGCCCTTTCTCCCAGTGCTGCTCTCCCTCGCCGCCTATCTCTATCTCCTCTCTACCACAAATGCCCTGTCTGAATCCATCACCAACGCCCCTCTCCTTGGACCCCTCCTCACAGGCATCCTCCTAGGACCCAGTGTCGCCGGTCTCATCACTCCCGCACTCCAAGAGTCCCTCATCGCCCTCGGCTACATCggcctcctcctcatcgtcttcgaAGCCGGGCTCTCCACTCACCTGCCTCTGCTCTTCGCAAACGCCGGCCTCAGCTGCGCAGCCGCCCTCACCGGCATCCTCGTCCCCATCGCCCTGAGCATGGCACTCCTTAAGAGCGCGTATGGCTACACATCGCTGCAGTCCTTCGCCGCAGGTGCCGCGCTCTGCTCGACGTCCCTCGGTACGACGCTCGCGCTGCTGACGCCGCCGCTGCGCCGTACGCGGGTGGGCAGTGTACTCATGGCTGCCGCGTTACTGGACGATATCGTTGGTCTGGTCATTGCGGGGATTATACCTGGGCTGGCCGGGGCGGAGGCGGGCGGGGAGGGTGTGAAATGGGAAACGATCGTGCGCCCCATATTGGTCTCGATTGCGTTTGGAGCAGGCACGCCTGCGCTGGCGTGGATCGTGAGGAAGAGCGTCTTGTATCTGATGTCAAGCGCCGAACGAGCACATGGACAACTGGGGGCGCATCTATCCACGTCTGCGCGCATCGGGAGAAGGGTGCTGGACCTGATACAAGACACCCGAACCCAGCTCTTTTTGACTGTGCTGGCACTTTCTGCGTTCGTCGCGGGGACCAAGTATGCAGGGACGAGCGAACTGTTCGGGGCATACCTCGCTGGCGCGTTGCTGGCGTACATATTCACTTTCGAATCTCTTGGTGACGCTACAACCACGCGCGTTGAGGTTAACGATGCGGAATCTCCGAAGTCACCGTCGGTGTCACCAGTGTCTGATCTGTCTGAAACGACTGCAGCACACGCGCCCTcctcatcaccaccaccctcCGACATACACGAACCAGAATCCAACCACTACATCAGCCATGAACCAATCAACCTCCCCTTCGCCGCATTCACCGCACACCTCCAGCCGATTCTCGCGCCGCTCCTGGGGCCCATCTTCTTTGCATCCATTGGAGCGGCGATACCCGTCGGGTCGCTGTTCACTATTCATAtcgcaggaggaggagtgtcGCACGCGGTGGTGTGGAAGGGGCTGGTATATGCGCTGCTTATGGTGCTCGCGAAGATGGTGGTGGGAGTATGGATGCTTGTGTGGCCCGCCCCCCGCGGTCGGGCTGGGCACGGGCGAAAGCGCGAACGAGCCAGAAGCAGTTGGCTTACTTCGATCCGTGCGGTATGGGATaagatgaagaagttgaGGAGTAAGTGCAGCGAGAGTGAAAATGGACTTGGGTATGGGTGTGCGCGAGAGGCGAGCACCGTCGAGGAGGGGGGTGTATGTGAGCACTCGCCTGATACCGCTAAACGTGGGCGCGCCTCGACGGCGTTGGAAACGAGGCGTACCGCCGGTTCCGAACATCACGACGAACACGATCTGGGTGACGGCGGCCATGTGCACGAGCCCTCGCCTCGCCGTGCGGCTGCGCTCCTTGGTCTCGCGATGGTCGCGCGCGGGGAGATCGCGCTCATTGTTGCGCAGCTTGCTAGGCCTTTGCTTGTTGATGGcagacttggacttggacttggaggGGACGAGGAACCGTATGCGGTGGTGATTTGGGCGATTGTGGTCAGCACGTTTGGGGGTGCGGTGGGTGTTGGGATGTTGTTGGGGAgctggaggaggcggaggcgggaTGGCGGGGAGGAAGTAAGTGGAGTGGGATTTGGGATTTGA
- a CDS encoding Transcription elongation factor SPT5, producing the protein MAPNPFLDLEANVDHGDSEDGSAESDEFECFIDDGTQSHEDCDGSSSVAMDKPIPVTKRDRLALVIQQIEERTRGRSHSLPASDMYRGVEPLYSNADNPTVLSPHGNTDSGFENLPTDYPTWRIGCKVGYEEIAVASLLKNSRREHHIRSAFSRSSVHGYIYLECLMDQPMIDLIKRSPGIIVKTTDVLLSPIDKNEAQQLLYMGGDITNLSVGKWLKVKRGVYKGDVGFVVSKGSWGVSMLMIPRYEYVSTKTKSSRKRKTYTAVPAPKLFDPTGLRNSHLYIESGRASVYRVGDLIFEHGLARVDYDPRHVASCREGLSYVTYTSFCMSGHPALHHAPIPKPKEWIMRTMEWVVMRSTGWLGVIAQADDDNMVDVDIYNKGCDHDETGQHYNETEIHRVDTTTTQLLTTIRTVWSDILKHFEIGDYVGVDAGVNAGRSGWVVDIKGDEIQLIDKQGTTKDQQINTADSMLEAKPTRYDPSNPFKKIVLNRDDVLEYSTFEPLSLSKTYDSNAVHQSRNFANPSIIITTGTESADSGRHTPLPDTIEDTSPAWDPSDHSEDLTSISIGTVVVNSSDGTNVASLTTPCNLLLKRELIGVPLTVEEATVDGHVSPLFVIVQEDVDGQLCMMRFTPNSKRTLRIESTHIKPKHPTIKHDFGLLAIIEGEHAGKCVRRVHSRKDTNGVVLVVKQVLPTDRGADQIVDGELLTPTENCCVAYETQKRKNANRNQMRHEHDIYISTHLP; encoded by the exons ATGGCTCCCAACCCATTCTTGGACTTAGAAGCGAATGTCGATCACGGAGATTCAGAGGATGGTTCAGCCGAATCTGACGAATTTG AATGCTTCATCGACGACGGAACTCAATCCCATGAAGATTGTGACGGTTCATCATCTGTGGCAATGGACAAACCCATTCCTGTTACAAAGAGAGACCGACTGGCCCTCGTaattcaacaaattgaagagaGAACACGTGGTAGATCTCACTCACTGCCCGCCTCTGATATGTACCGGGGTGTGGAACCATTGTATTCAAACGCTGACAATCCTACTGTTTTGTCACCGCACGGAAACACTGATTCGGGCTTCGAAAATCTGCCCACGGACTATCCTACATGGAGGATTGGATGTAAA GTCGGATACGAAGAAATCGCGGTCGCTTCTTTACTCAAAAACTCGCGCCGAGAACATCATATTCGGTCCGCGTTTTCACGCAGTTCTGTACATGGATACATATACTTGGAATGTTTGATGGATCAGCCTATGATTGACCTTATCAAAAGATCGCCCGGCATCATCGTAAAAACTACGGACGTGCTCCTGAGTCCGATCGATAAGAATGAGGCTCAGCAACTGTTGTACATGGGAGGGGACATTACGAACCTATCGGTCGGAAAATGGCTCAAGGTTAAACGAGGTGTATACAAAGGCGATGTAGGCTTTGTCGTTTCGAAAGGATCGTGGGGGGTGTCAATGCTTATGATCCCCCGTTACGAGTACGTGTCCACCAAAACGAAGTCATCTCGTAAACGGAAGACATACACTGCGGTGCCCGCGCCTAAGCTATTCGATCCGACAGGCCTTCGTAACTCTCATTTATACATAGAATCAGGCAGAGCATCTGTCTATCGCGTAGGTGATCTGATCTTTGAGCATGGTTTGGCCCGGGTGGACTACGATCCCAGACACGTTGCCTCATGTCGTGAAGGTCTGAGTTACGTGACGTATACATCATTTTGTATGAGTGGGCATCCCGCACTCCATCACGCGCCGATACCAAAGCCAAAGGAATGGATCATGCGAACCATGGAATGGGTGGTAATGAGATCTACAGGTTGGCTCGGAGTCATTGCGCAAGCCGACGACGATAATAtggtcgatgtcgatatATACAACAAAGGCTGCGACCATGACGAAACTGGTCAACATTACAACGAAACTGAAATCCACAGAGTTGATACAACTACGACCCAGCTGTTGACAACAATACGCACCGTATGGAGTGACATCTTAAAACATTTCGAAATAGGGGATTACGTAGGGGTTGACGCTGGCGTTAATGCTGGACGATCGGGTTGGGTCGTGGACATCAAGGGAGATGAAATACAACTAATCGATAAGCAAGGCACTACAAAAGACCAGCAAATCAATACAGCCGACTCGATGTTGGAGGCAA AGCCGACTCGATATGATCCGTCGAATcccttcaagaaaattgtttTGAACAGAGACGACGTACTGGAATACAG TACCTTTGAGCCTCTAAGCCTGTCGAAGACGTATGATTCGAACGCTGTCCACCAGTCTCGTAACTTCGCCAACCCATCGATCATAATAACCACAGGAACTGAAAGCGCTGACAGTGGCAGACATACACCATTGCCTGATACTATTGAGGACACCTCGCCTGCGTGGGATCCATCTGACCATTCAGAAGATTTAACAAGCATTAGCATAGGAACCGTCGTCGTAAATTCAAGCGACGGTACCAACGTTGCATCTTTAACCACTCCTTGTAATCTTTTGTTGAAACGAGAGCTGATTGGAGTTCCTTTGACGGTGGAAGAGGCAACCGTCGATGGACACGTTTCTCCGTTGTTTGTAATCGTTCAGGAGGACGTGGATGGGCAGCTGTGCATGATGCGATTTACACCCAATTCGAAGCGGACGTTACGGATTGAATCGACCCATATAAAGCCCAAACATCCTACCATCAAGCACGACTTTGGGTTATTAGCCATCATTGAAGGAGAACACGCGGGTAAATGCGTCAGACGTGTGCATTCTAGGAAGGATACCAATGGCGTGGTATTGGTGGTCAAACAAGTACTGCCCACTGATCGAGGAGCTGATCAAATAGTGGATGGCGAGCTATTGACGCCAACCGAAAATTGTTGTGTGGCCTATGAAActcaaaagagaaagaatgcTAATCGGAATCAGATGAGACACGAACACGATATTTACATTAGTACTCATTTGCCATAA